A stretch of Brassica oleracea var. oleracea cultivar TO1000 unplaced genomic scaffold, BOL UnpScaffold01916, whole genome shotgun sequence DNA encodes these proteins:
- the LOC106321536 gene encoding cytidine deaminase 1-like: MTETRRRTETHQRRVRWRRSAVEAENPEASAAEEKEGERNGFVAVGLGSSPPLRSFRDVAVSAARCGHCRQFLQEICDASEIKLIITYPNATADSDADSDGFRHRGSNLPHRSSPEDLLDKDFPLILELRDNNLTISDRDPISNGNTDSAVELKRAALAAANRSYAPYSLCPSGVSLVVVKNSPGKRVRPAPHDPPRSGLKSILQFKILPA, translated from the coding sequence GAGACGCTCGGCGGTGGAGGCGGAGAATCCGGAGGCGAGTGCGGCGGAGGAAAAGGAAGGGGAGAGGAATGGGTTCGTAGCCGTCGGACTCGGATCATCTCCGCCACTTCGCAGTTTCCGCGACGTCGCCGTCTCCGCCGCACGGTGTGGGCATTGCCGTCAATTCCTCCAAGAGATCTGCGACGCGTCGGAGATCAAACTCATAATCACCTATCCGAACGCTACCGCAGATTCCGACGCCGATTCAGACGGATTCCGACACCGAGGGAGCAACTTGCCGCACAGATCAAGTCCTGAGGATCTTCTCGATAAAGACTTCCCTCTCATCCTCGAGCTTCGCGATAACAACCTCACGATCTCGGATCGCGATCCAATCTCCAACGGAAACACCGATTCCGCCGTGGAATTGAAACGTGCGGCTCTTGCGGCGGCAAACAGATCGTACGCGCCGTATAGTTTGTGTCCGTCGGGTGTTTCGCTTGTGGTGGTGAAGAATAGTCCTGGGAAGCGGGTCAGACCCGCCCCGCATGACCCGCCCCGCAGCGGGTTGAAGTCAATTTTGCAGTTTAAGATTTTACCCGCTTGA